Proteins from one Setaria italica strain Yugu1 chromosome V, Setaria_italica_v2.0, whole genome shotgun sequence genomic window:
- the LOC101781495 gene encoding pectinesterase, whose protein sequence is MAADFRTTATALPTLLVLSLLVVAARSDDTAATPVTPSTACNETTDPNFCRTVLPSNGTSNLYTYGRFSVAKSLANANRFLGLVNRYLSRGSGRLSPGALAALQDCQLLSGLNIDFLSAAGATLNTSANSTLLDPQAEDVQTLLSAILTNQQTCADGLQAAAAAWSVRDGLSVPMVNSTKLYSVSLSLXXRAWVPAGKKSKGSKPPRHGHGRGLFDATDDEMVRRMALDGAAAAVPVVGEVTVDQGGAGNFTTVGAAVAAAPSNLGGSSGYFVIRVAAGVYEENVVVPKNKKYVMMIGDGIGQSVITGNRSVVDGWTTFNSATFAVLGTGFVAVNMTFRNTAGPAKHQAVALRSGADLSTFYRCSFEAYQDTLYTHSLRQFYRACDIYGTVDYVFGNAAVVFQGCNLYSRLPMQGQSNTVTAQGRTDPNQNTGTTLQGCSLAAAPDLAANTAFAVATYLGRPWKPYSRTVIMQSEVDALVDPAGWMPWDGDFALATLFYAEYNNSGPGADTSRRVAWPGFHVLSSAADAGNFTVGNMVLGDFWLPQTGVPFTSGLN, encoded by the exons ATGGCAGCAGACTTTCGCACTACTGCCACCGCGCTCCCCACGCTCCTTGTGCTCTCCCTGCTCGTCGTCGCGGCCCGCTCCGACGacacggcggcgacgccggtgaCGCCGTCCACGGCATGCAACGAGACGACGGACCCCAACTTCTGCCGGACGGTGCTCCCGTCGAACGGCACCAGCAACCTCTACACCTACGGCCGCTTCTCCGTGGCCAAGTCCCTCGCCAACGCCAACAGGTTCCTCGGCCTCGTCAACCGCTACCTCTCCCGCGGCAGCGGCCGTCTCTCccccggcgccctcgccgcgctgcAGGACTGCCAGCTCCTCTCCGGGCTCAACATCGActtcctctccgccgccggcgccacgctCAACACGTCGGCCAACAGCACCCTCCTCGACCCGCAGGCCGAGGACGTGCAGACGCTGCTGTCGGCTATCCTGACCAACCAGCAGACCTGCGCCGACGGCctgcaggccgccgccgccgcgtggtcCGTGCGCGACGGGCTCTCCGTGCCCATGGTCAACAGCACTAAGCTCTACAGCGTCTCGCTTTCGCT NNNNNNNAGAGCGTGGGTGCCCGCGGGCAAGAAGTCGAAGGGGTCCAAGCCTCCCCGCCACGGCCATGGGAGGGGGCTGTTCGACGCCACCGACGACGAGATGGTCCGCAGGATGGCGCTCgatggcgccgcggcggcggtgccggtggTCGGCGAGGTGACGGTGGACCAGGGCGGCGCGGGGAACTTCACCACCGtcggcgcggccgtggcggcggcgcccagcaACCTCGGCGGGAGCAGCGGCTACTTCGTGATACGCGTCGCCGCGGGCGTGTACGAGGAGAATGTGGTGGTGCCCAAGAACAAGAAGTACGTCATGATGATCGGCGACGGCATCGGGCAGTCGGTGATCACCGGCAACCGGAGCGTCGTCGACGGCTGGACGACATTCAACTCCGCAACGTTCG CTGTTCTCGGGACAGGTTTCGTGGCGGTGAACATGACGTTCCGGAACACGGCCGGCCCTGCGAAGCaccaggcggtggcgctgcgcTCCGGCGCGGACCTGTCGACGTTCTACCGGTGCAGCTTCGAGGCGTACCAGGACACGCTGTACACGCACTCCCTCCGGCAGTTCTACCGCGCCTGCGACATCTACGGCACCGTCGACTACGTGTTCGGCAACGCCGCCGTCGTGTTCCAGGGCTGCAACCTCTACTCCCGCCTGCCCATGCAGGGGCAGAGCAACACCGTCACGGCGCAGGGCCGCACGGACCCGAACCAGAACACGGGCACCACCCTCCAGGGCTGCAGcctcgcggcggcgcccgaCCTCGCCGCCAACACGGCGTTCGCCGTGGCCACCtacctcggccggccgtggaaGCCCTACTCCCGCACGGTGATCATGCAGTCGGAGGTGGACGCGCTGGTGGACCCCGCCGGGTGGATGCCGTGGGATGGCGACTTTGCGCTGGCCACGCTGTTCTACGCGGAGTACAACAACTCCGGGCCAGGGGCGGACACGAGCAGGCGGGTGGCGTGGCCGGGGTTCCACGTGCTCAgcagcgccgccgacgccggcaaCTTCACCGTCGGGAACATGGTGCTCGGGGACTTCTGGCTGCCCCAGACCGGGGTGCCTTTCACGAGCGGGCTGAACTGA
- the LOC101782701 gene encoding E3 ubiquitin-protein ligase EL5, which translates to MGAGDGNGTGPKAHDETTPCGEVPVTDHVFNTSDAKQPYGPASRSQQVSNPANYAVAGKLLLATAGAFAGVLLALVVLHLYSTSRRRRLAGGRQRRLLRSLAIAGGGDDHDGSAPSPRGLEPAVLAAIPVVAVGAGAGGDCAVCLAELEPGEKARALPRCGHRFHVECIDAWFRGNATCPLCRADVVVGPPAAAAPSAPTEDGAPPEVRIDVDGGAAANAPVAPAMARLPSATDRGKARQVFASARFAASF; encoded by the coding sequence atgggcgccggcgacggcaacGGCACGGGCCCCAAGGCGCACGACGAGACGACCCCGTGCGGCGAAGTTCCCGTCACTGACCATGTGTTCAACACCTCTGACGCGAAGCAGCCGTATGGCCCTGCCTCGCGGTCGCAGCAGGTGAGCAACCCGGCGAACTACGCCGTCGCGGGCAAGCTCCTGCTCGCCACGGCGGGGGCGTTCGCGGGCGTGCTCCTGGCGCTCGTCGTGCTGCACCTCTACAgcacctcccgccgccgccgcctcgccggcggccgccagcgccgcctgcTCCGGAGCCtggccatcgccggcggcggcgacgaccacGACGGCTCCGCGCCCTCCCCGCGCGGGCTCGAACCCGCGGTGCTCGCCGCGATACCCGTGGTCGCggtcggcgcgggcgcgggcggggacTGCGCGGTCTGCCTGGCCGAGCTCGAACCCGGGGAGAAGGCCCGCGCGCTGCCTCGGTGCGGCCACCGCTTCCACGTCGAGTGCATCGACGCCTGGTTCCGCGGCAACGCCACGTGCCCGCTCTGCCgcgccgacgtcgtcgtcgggccgccggccgccgccgcgccgtccgcgcCCACCGAGGACGGGGCGCCGCCGGAGGTGCGCATCGACGTGGACGGGGGCGCCGCGGCCAATGCTCcggtggcgccggcgatggcgaggcTGCCGAGCGCCACGGATCGTGGCAAGGCGAGGCAGGTCTTCGCTTCCGCCCGCTTCGCCGCTTCCTTCTGA
- the LOC111257430 gene encoding uncharacterized protein LOC111257430: MASGASFAGVLSVFLVAAASAGATPVPTAAPSSKYSVEEACSRQAAGLRDLCMATLSADPSSKAASTSTAALARVAIQAAQRNASETATYLSSIYDDDSLENKTAQLQQCLEDCGERYESAVEQLEDAASAVGSGAYSESEALVAAGQAEVKLCQRGCQAVPEHRNILTARNREVDQLCSIALAITKLIRGPPS, encoded by the coding sequence ATGGCTTCCGGAGCGTCCTTTGCCGGCGTCCTCTCCGTCTTCCTCgtcgcggcggcgtccgcgggcGCCACGCCGGTGCCCACGGCCGCGCCGTCGAGCAAGTACTCCGTCGAGGAGGCGTGCAGCAGGCAGGCCGCGGGGCTCCGCGACCTGTGCATGGCGACGCTGTCCGCGGACCCATCGTCCAAGGCCGCCAGCACGAGCACGGCGGCGCTGGCCCGGGTGGCCATCCAGGCGGCGCAGCGGAACGCGTCGGAGACGGCGACCTACCTCTCGAGCATCTACGACGACGACAGCCTGGAGAACAAGACGGCGCAGCTGCAGCAGTGCCTCGAGGACTGCGGCGAGAGGTACGAGTCGGCGGTGGAACAGCTGGAGGACGCGGCGTCGGCAGTGGGCTCCGGGGCGTACAGCGAGTCGGaggcgctggtggcggcgggccaGGCGGAGGTGAAGCTCTGCCAGAGGGGGTGCCAGGCCGTGCCGGAGCACCGCAACATCCTCACGGCGCGCAACCGCGAGGTCGACCAGCTCTGCAGCATCGCGCTCGCCATCACCAAGCTCATCCGCGGACCGCCGTCGTGA
- the LOC101781896 gene encoding dual specificity protein phosphatase PHS1, translating into MEQREATQPEEAAEARGREQPSSILPKENEDKDLKLSSRVVSLFFGGDISTPAQTFEKWLSLVRKRSGAFRPSGFPHRGSRIEVMPSGSFSLFGSGDLSEHLVREESVGKDPLTCDQPPEISLWERLGNASTLDIESSEFSWDVLSSLHHTEHSSGSEHSEDEMNKALEVTVNSGGVVFFALFSSSSNSELPEEAAAVIKFSSSKMATQAERLGYEFARLLGVQTPQARVVYNSSPEWQGIKHAAENARAVAVSNNDEVGEMTCSELMEALELSRCLILMSYIHGSPLLESSKAFNLREAACVTASSLGRVLMLDLILRNEDRLPCRQLGWRGNPANLMISDKSSSPNVDRLQDSISTTESSNRLIREILLREKRSHSTNGRLDSVELNPMSQKLEALKNERENTESTNDTFHIVAIDTGVPRRPPAGRRMKDHERYPKVVELILNCSDYSANILYEISGGKLGHPGPDEFTCTDSCVSLSDEDNAVAIHEFRGSFRAALRDLEGFHLFLLQLYQKLDGLLRVFLSIITKSSEEPDNNDCVLSDFPSPGASYSTPCKQLNNELHSDSEMLKSTTKSSSAGSRGSSDSVSPLSRDSWSNKFFKGSAEAPRNLRMTMKLRDFYKNPKVDPELLKEIEQWNEALKTDVIKFCQENNFHSGFFDGTENNMVADAYELKVRLEHIIERIALISDAANTERPSLVVNNLFIGGALAARSKYTLQHLGITHVLCLCSNEIGQSDSQFPDLFEYKNFSIRDDDDANISDLFEEASDFIDHVNHIGGKVLVHCFEGKSRSATVVLAFLMLRMGFTLAKAWNLLKKVHRRAQPNDGFAKALLALDKKLHGKVSMDWQHKRPEMKVCPICSKNVGLSTSSLKLHLQKAHKRLSAGSVDSAMTMEIQKSIESLRISRGGSLSPSQKLTKAFANELSF; encoded by the exons ATGGAACAGCGGGAGGCGACGCAgccagaggaggcggcggaggcgcgtggCCGGGAGCAGCCCTCCTCCATTCTTCCCAAG GAAAACGAGGATAAGGATCTGAAGCTATCCTCTCGT gtggtttctttattttttggtgGTGACATATCCACACCGGCACAAACATTCGAGAAATGGCTGTCTCTAGTACGTAAGAGGAGTGGGGCATTCCGGCCATCAGGGTTCCCACATCGGGGTTCAAGGATCGAAGTCATGCCAAGTGGAAGTTTCTCACTATTTGGTAGCGGGGACTTAAG TGAGCATTTGGTTAGAGAAGAATCAGTAGGGAAAGATCCATTGACTTGCGATCAACCTCCTGAAATAAGCTTGTGGGAGAGACTTGGAAATGCTTCTACACTAGACATTGAATCATCTGAATTTTCTTGGGACGTCTTGTCATCTCTGCATCATACAGAACATAGTAGTGGTTCGGAACACTCTGAAGATGAAATGAACAAAGCTCTCGAG GTGACTGTGAACTCTGGTGGTGTGGTGTTTTTTGCACTATTTAGTTCTTCAAGTAACAGTGAATTACCTGAAGAAGCAGCAGCTGTTATAAAGTTCTCATCATCAAAGATGGCAACACAGGCAGAACGTTTGGGTTATGAATTTGCAAGATTGCTTGGAGTGCAGACACCACAA GCTAGAGTAGTATACAATTCTAGCCCAGAGTGGCAGGGGATTAAGCATGCTGCAGAAAACGCACGAGCAGTAGCTGTTTCAAACAATGATGAGGTGGGTGAGATGACTTGCTCAGAGTTGATGGAAGCCCTTGAGCTAAGCCGCTGCCTTATTCTGATGAG TTATATTCATGGCTCCCCGCTACTTGAGAGTTCAAAGGCATTCAATTTGCGAGAAGCTGCTTGTGTTACTGCTTCATCCCTGGGAAGGGTTTTGATGCTTGATCTGATACTCCGGAACGAGGACAGACTCCCATGTCGTCAGCTTGGTTGGCGCGGTAATCCTGCAAATCTGATGATTTCAGATAAATCATCGTCACCCAATGTGGATAGGTTGCAAGATTCCATTAGCACCACAGAAAGCTCCAATCGACTGATTAGAGAAATTTTGCTTAGAGAGAAGCGGTCTCACTCTACAAATGGAAGGTTGGATTCTGTGGAATTGAATCCCATGTCACAAAAATTAGAAGCATTGAAGAATGAAAGAGAAAATACTGAAAGTACAAATGACACTTTTCACATTGTAGCTATTGACACTGGTGTGCCCCGTCGCCCCCCTGCAGGGCGACGTATGAAAGATCACGAGAGGTATCCCAAAGTTGTGGAGCTCATTTTGAATTGCTCAGACTATTCCGCAAATATCCTGTATGAGATTTCTGGTGGTAAGCTTGGGCATCCAGGGCCTGATGAGTTTACTTGCACTGATTCTTGCGTATCCCTTTCTGATGAAGACAACGCTGTTGCGATTCATGAATTCCGAGGATCATTTCGTGCAGCTCTAAGGGATCTGGAGGGGTTCCACCTATTTCTTCTCCAGCTTTACCAAAAACTGGATGGCCTTTTGCGAGTTTTTTTGTCCATAATTACTAAGAGCTCTGAAGAACCTGACAATAATGATTGTGTACTATCGGATTTTCCTTCACCTGGAGCAAGCTATAGTACTCCTTGTAAGCAACTGAACAATGAACTGCATAGTGATTCGGAAATGCTGAAATCCACAACAAAGTCCTCTTCTGCGGGATCCCGTGGAAGCTCAGATTCAGTTTCTCCCCTATCCAGGGATAGTTGGAGCAACAAATTCTTCAAGGGGAGTGCAGAGGCTCCCCGGAATTTAAGGATGACAATGAAACTTCGTGATTTTTACAAGAACCCAAAG GTTGATCCTGAATTGCTCAAAGAGATTGAGCAGTGGAATGAAGCACTGAAGACCGATGTGATCAAATTTTGTCAGGAGAATAATTTTCATTCTGGCTTCTTTGATGGAACTGAAAACAACATGGTAGCTGATGCCTATGAATTGAAG GTGCGTCTTGAACACATCATAGAAAGGATAGCCTTGATCTCCGATGCTGCCAATACAGAGCGACCTTCTCTTGTTGTCAACAACTTGTTCATAGGTGGGGCTCTGGCAGCAAGGTCTAAATACACCCTTCAGCATTTGGGCATTACCCATGTACTATGTTTGTGTTCGAATGAGATTGGTCAATCCGATTCCCAATTTCCTGatctttttgaatacaagaacTTTTCA ATtagggatgatgatgatgcaaaCATCAGTGATCTTTTTGAGGAGGCATCAGATTTTATTGATCATGTAAATCATATCGGAGGTAAGGTTCTGGTTCATTGCTTTGAGGGCAAAAGTCGGAGCGCCACAGTTGTCCTTGCCTTCCTGATGCTTAGAAT GGGCTTCACTCTCGCTAAAGCCTGGAACTTACTGAAGAAGGTTCATCGCCGAGCGCAACCGAACGACGGTTTCGCCAAGGCTCTCCTAGCCCTAGACAAGAAGCTTCACGGCAAGGTGTCTATGGACTGGCAGCACAAGAGGCCTGAAATGAAGGTGTGCCCGATCTGCAGCAAGAACGTCGGGCTGAGCACGAGCTCGCTCAAGCTGCACCTGCAGAAGGCGCACAAGCGGCTCTCCGCAGGCAGTGTCGACAGCGCCATGACCATGGAGATCCAGAAGTCGATCGAGTCGCTCCGGATCAGCCGCGGCGGGAGCCTGAGCCCGTCTCAGAAGCTGACCAAGGCGTTCGCCAATGAGCTGAGCTTCTGA
- the LOC101782296 gene encoding RING-H2 finger protein ATL3 produces the protein MSGQSSSPYGETDTGTDTAPTTAGSSIRWAPHGRAMTACLVAVNVALVSLVYLYFWRLFSRKRAASSSSAAADEEDGASSSASVPSSPAMARDEEQQQRRHDRLLASLPPSFVARPGAGAGAECAVCIAELLDGDEARALPRCGHRFHAACVDAWLRRRHTTCPLCRASVVVAAAEDVDAPV, from the coding sequence ATGTCAGGGCAGAGCTCGAGCCCCTATGGCGAGACTGACACTGGCACGGACACGGCGCCCACCACCGCCGGCAGCAGCATCCGTTGggcgccgcacggccgcgccaTGACGGCCTGCCTCGTCGCCGTCAACGTCGCGCTCGTCTCCCTCGTCTACCTCTACTTCTGGCGGTTGTTCTCACGCAAGcgcgccgcgtcctcctcctccgccgccgccgacgaggaggacggcgcgTCGTCCTCTGCCTCGGTGCCGTCCTCGCCGGCGATGGCCCGggacgaggagcagcagcagcgccggcaCGACCGCCTCCTGgcgtcgctgccgccgtcgtTCGTCGcgcgccccggcgccggcgccggcgcggagtGCGCGGTGTGCATCGCGGAGCTGCTGGACGGAGACGAGGCGCGCGCGCTGCCGCGGTGCGGGCACCGGTTCCACGCCGCGTGCGTCGACGcctggctgcggcggcggcacaccacctgcccgctctgccgggccagcgtcgtcgtcgccgccgcggaggatGTGGACGCGCCGGTCTAG